The Glycine soja cultivar W05 chromosome 3, ASM419377v2, whole genome shotgun sequence genome window below encodes:
- the LOC114404999 gene encoding uncharacterized protein LOC114404999, translating to MVCRKACHLPVELEHKAYWALKFLNFDGLLSREKQRLQLLELEEMRLNAYKSSRHYTQKMKMYHDKKLLKKTFQPGQQVLLYNSRLGHFPGKLKSKWSEPFMVKQVKPSGVVGLINPATYDPEKTWIVNGHRLKIYNGGDIERLNTVIHLQDL from the coding sequence ATGGTCTGTAGGAAGGCGTGTCACTTACCGGTGGAGCTGGAGCATAAGGCCTACTGGGCCCTCAAATTCCTCAATTTCGACGGCTTACTATCTAGGGAGAAGCAAAGATTGCAGCTACTGGAGCTGGAGGAAATGAGGCTCAATGCCTATAAATCCTCCAGGCATTATACGCAGAAGATGAAGATGTATCATGATAAGAAGCTGCTAAAGAAGACCTTTCAGCCTGGACAACAAGTGCTACTATATAATTCACGACTGGGGCATTTCCCTGGAAAGCTCAAATCTAAGTGGTCCGAGCCATTCATGGTCAAACAAGTGAAGCCCTCAGGAGTAGTGGGGCTAATAAATCCAGCCACATATGATCCTGAGAAGACTTGGATTGTCAATGGTCATAGGTTGAAGATATATAATGGTGGTGATATCGAGAGACTGAACACCGTCATCCATCTCCAGGACCTATGA